The proteins below are encoded in one region of Maribacter aestuarii:
- a CDS encoding Ig-like domain-containing protein: MKLNLNYAAPASLFFVIIVLLTSCSKDSDLLSDYVITDPLNSINLNTYVSDDFYKVSPESNVTLDVLANDSFENPEEIIISGTTSPNYGTVSINNDNTLTYEMSANSNDEGTIVDTFTYSTDIINEDETITTEEGNVTVVVGTANRSYGELKAFPGAYGAASNITGGRGQKVFRVTNLEDNGAGSFRAAWGSNRVIIFDVSGTIELYSPLSGSVNNVTVAGQTAPTGGITFTGGLTNRPLFELANLNNVIFRFIRVRPKYYQGGNSDAFQCNNCDNIIVDHCSFSWGGDEAIDFPGAPNNLTLQYCIMAESSTGTTAGDTYSNGSSFSYLRNLYTNISHRFPACSPDNQVDIINNVVHNWYSRLIISANNNNVKHNVIGNYWQRGQVPLAVAERVNWIDVTGAGQPFPLIYSYNNYINDVTTTLNQNDYSTVWVHRWGSNSSPSFNYALQMSSAITSPISFKSENQFPLLGKGIPLLNPIEAKENVENSAGANASLDEVGNVRIEWDFIDDLYRFDVKNNTYTSYSYPINPIGYPHYISFHSKVSNIPINKRESNFDSDNDGMPDSWEILQGLDPNNSIDGSEDINGDGYTNLEDYLNQVDF, translated from the coding sequence ATGAAACTTAACCTAAATTACGCTGCCCCGGCGTCATTGTTTTTTGTTATTATTGTTTTATTAACTTCTTGTAGTAAAGATTCTGATTTGTTATCTGATTATGTGATTACAGATCCACTAAATAGTATAAATTTAAATACTTATGTGTCAGATGACTTTTATAAAGTAAGTCCTGAAAGTAACGTAACCTTAGATGTTCTCGCAAACGACTCATTTGAAAATCCAGAAGAAATTATAATTTCAGGTACCACTTCTCCAAATTATGGAACAGTTTCAATAAATAATGATAATACATTGACTTATGAAATGTCGGCGAATAGTAACGATGAGGGTACTATTGTTGATACTTTTACTTATTCTACAGATATAATTAACGAGGATGAAACTATTACTACTGAAGAAGGTAATGTGACGGTTGTGGTTGGTACCGCCAATAGAAGTTACGGAGAGCTTAAGGCTTTTCCAGGAGCTTATGGTGCAGCTTCTAATATAACTGGCGGTCGTGGACAGAAAGTATTTAGGGTGACTAATTTAGAAGATAATGGTGCAGGTTCTTTCAGGGCCGCATGGGGTAGTAATAGGGTTATAATCTTTGATGTATCTGGAACGATTGAGCTTTATTCACCATTATCAGGTAGTGTTAATAATGTCACTGTGGCAGGTCAAACTGCTCCGACAGGAGGTATAACCTTTACGGGAGGTTTGACTAACAGACCTTTATTTGAATTAGCGAACTTAAATAATGTTATATTTAGATTTATAAGGGTAAGGCCGAAATATTATCAAGGTGGAAACTCTGATGCCTTCCAATGTAATAATTGTGATAATATAATAGTGGATCATTGTTCCTTTAGCTGGGGAGGTGATGAAGCCATTGATTTCCCAGGAGCGCCAAATAATCTTACGCTTCAATACTGTATAATGGCAGAAAGTTCTACTGGCACTACGGCAGGAGATACATACAGTAACGGATCAAGTTTTTCATATTTGCGCAATTTGTATACAAATATTAGCCATAGATTTCCGGCATGTAGTCCTGATAATCAAGTTGACATCATTAATAATGTCGTTCACAATTGGTACAGTAGGCTAATCATTTCAGCGAATAATAACAATGTAAAGCACAATGTTATAGGCAATTATTGGCAAAGAGGGCAAGTTCCTCTGGCTGTAGCCGAAAGGGTCAACTGGATAGACGTAACTGGTGCTGGGCAACCATTCCCATTGATTTATAGTTATAACAATTATATAAATGATGTGACAACAACTCTAAATCAAAATGACTATAGCACTGTATGGGTTCATAGATGGGGGTCCAATAGCAGTCCGTCATTTAATTATGCTTTGCAGATGTCTTCAGCAATAACTTCTCCTATAAGTTTTAAAAGTGAAAATCAATTTCCTCTTTTAGGAAAGGGTATTCCACTTTTAAATCCTATTGAAGCAAAAGAGAATGTAGAGAACAGTGCTGGAGCTAACGCTTCTTTGGATGAAGTAGGAAATGTAAGAATTGAGTGGGATTTCATAGATGACCTATATAGATTTGATGTAAAAAACAATACTTATACAAGTTACAGTTATCCAATAAACCCTATTGGATACCCACATTATATTTCTTTTCATTCTAAAGTGAGCAATATTCCCATCAACAAACGTGAATCAAATTTTGATAGCGACAATGATGGTATGCCAGATTCTTGGGAAATTTTACAAGGTTTAGACCCAAATAATAGTATTGATGGATCAGAGGATATTAATGGAGACGGTTATACAAATTTAGAAGACTATTTGAATCAAGTAGATTTTTAA
- a CDS encoding glycosyltransferase family A protein, whose protein sequence is MTKLNNSDTNSKAKKMPDLFFTIFTPVYNRKHTIYRVWDSLNNQTYKNFEWIIINDGSQDGIESLLDSYKENADFPVHIFHQKNSGKHIAFNKAIEEAKGELLVPADSDDSFIPTSLEIFKNKWSKYKGDDISGISVLCVDEDDMIVGDKFPLEGISNYFEIIYKKKVNGEKWGCTRVDILKKYKFPILKGAKFFPESYIWSQIGLNYQTVYLNEPLRKYYQDAGNQLMKDTDLSIKALEVRSYFYIWFINNIIPKAGKIMGPKEYLKQFFSLWKYSILSKKSFNNTILEIKRPFHKLIMVLTFIPSILIFKVLEKNSSEIKSKS, encoded by the coding sequence ATGACTAAACTAAATAATTCTGATACTAATTCGAAAGCAAAAAAAATGCCTGATTTGTTTTTTACAATATTTACCCCAGTCTATAATCGCAAGCACACCATATATAGAGTGTGGGATAGTTTAAATAATCAGACTTATAAAAATTTTGAATGGATTATTATTAATGATGGCTCGCAGGATGGTATTGAATCGTTACTTGATTCTTATAAAGAAAATGCTGATTTTCCAGTACACATATTTCACCAAAAGAATAGTGGTAAACATATTGCTTTTAACAAAGCTATAGAAGAAGCTAAAGGAGAGCTATTGGTCCCTGCTGATTCGGATGATAGTTTTATTCCCACATCTCTAGAGATTTTTAAGAACAAATGGTCTAAATATAAAGGTGATGATATATCTGGTATTTCAGTTCTATGTGTAGATGAAGATGATATGATAGTTGGGGATAAATTTCCTTTAGAAGGCATATCTAATTATTTTGAAATTATTTATAAAAAGAAAGTGAATGGGGAAAAATGGGGATGTACTAGAGTTGATATTCTCAAAAAATATAAATTTCCAATACTTAAGGGCGCTAAGTTTTTTCCGGAAAGTTATATTTGGTCACAAATTGGTTTAAATTATCAGACAGTTTATTTAAATGAACCTCTAAGAAAGTATTATCAAGATGCCGGTAATCAATTAATGAAAGATACTGATTTATCTATCAAGGCTTTAGAGGTAAGAAGCTATTTTTACATTTGGTTTATAAACAATATAATTCCAAAAGCTGGGAAAATAATGGGGCCTAAAGAGTATCTAAAACAATTTTTTTCTCTTTGGAAATACTCAATACTTTCTAAGAAATCATTTAATAATACAATCCTTGAAATTAAAAGGCCATTTCATAAATTAATTATGGTATTAACTTTTATTCCCTCTATTCTAATATTTAAAGTACTAGAAAAAAATAGTAGTGAAATTAAATCAAAATCTTAG
- a CDS encoding oligosaccharide flippase family protein — translation MTVKKSDVYKIIALYGSSFINMVLGVLTSILNTRILGTASFGDLKFIETIVRFFASVTTAGFFVSITRLIAINNNKSYQKKCWVFLLLFF, via the coding sequence ATGACGGTAAAAAAAAGTGATGTATATAAAATAATTGCTCTGTATGGTTCTTCATTTATAAACATGGTTCTTGGTGTTTTGACAAGTATCTTGAACACTAGAATATTAGGCACGGCCAGCTTTGGAGATTTAAAATTTATAGAGACAATTGTTCGTTTCTTTGCAAGTGTAACAACGGCGGGATTTTTTGTTTCGATTACAAGATTGATTGCCATCAACAATAATAAATCCTATCAAAAAAAATGCTGGGTTTTTTTGTTATTGTTCTTTTGA
- a CDS encoding polysaccharide biosynthesis protein, with product MFKNKTLLITGGTGSFGNAVLNRFLETDIKEIRIFSRDEKKQDDMRNQLKNNKVKFYIGDVRNYSSIDKAMRGVDYVFHAAALKQVPSCEFFPLEAAKTNVFGTQNTIDAAVANKVKRIICLSTDKAAYPINAMGISKALMEKVAVAASRNIQNDDTIVCLTRYGNVMASRGSVIPLFVKQIEEKIPLTVTDPKMTRFLMSLEDAVDLVLFAFEHGNQGDLFVNKAPASTIGDLANAVKDIFNADNEIKVIGTRHGEKLYETLCTREEMQKAQDMGDFYRIPADNRDLNYSRYFSEGETNISEIEDYHSHNTVQLTNDELKNTLLNLDYIKDLL from the coding sequence ATGTTCAAAAATAAGACACTTCTAATTACTGGAGGAACTGGATCTTTTGGGAACGCTGTACTAAATCGATTTTTAGAAACAGACATAAAAGAGATTCGTATTTTCTCGCGAGACGAGAAGAAACAAGATGATATGCGGAACCAGTTAAAGAATAACAAGGTAAAATTCTATATAGGTGACGTACGTAATTACTCTAGTATTGACAAGGCCATGCGAGGTGTAGATTATGTATTTCACGCCGCTGCTTTAAAACAGGTGCCGTCCTGCGAATTTTTTCCATTAGAAGCAGCAAAAACCAATGTTTTCGGTACACAAAATACCATTGATGCCGCCGTTGCTAATAAAGTAAAACGAATTATCTGCTTAAGCACGGATAAAGCCGCATATCCTATAAACGCCATGGGTATTAGTAAAGCCTTAATGGAAAAAGTGGCCGTGGCAGCCTCCAGAAACATTCAAAACGACGATACTATTGTTTGTCTTACTCGTTATGGTAATGTAATGGCTTCTAGAGGTTCTGTAATACCTTTATTTGTAAAGCAGATTGAGGAAAAAATACCGTTAACGGTTACCGACCCTAAAATGACGCGCTTTTTAATGTCCTTGGAAGACGCCGTAGATTTGGTGTTATTTGCCTTTGAACATGGGAACCAAGGAGATCTATTCGTTAACAAGGCGCCTGCAAGTACCATCGGTGATCTAGCCAATGCCGTAAAGGATATTTTTAATGCCGATAACGAGATAAAAGTAATCGGTACTAGGCATGGCGAAAAACTATACGAAACCCTGTGTACGCGAGAGGAGATGCAAAAGGCCCAGGATATGGGAGATTTTTACCGAATCCCTGCCGATAATCGCGACTTGAATTATAGTAGGTATTTCTCCGAGGGGGAGACCAACATCAGCGAAATTGAAGATTATCACTCGCACAATACGGTTCAACTCACCAACGACGAGCTTAAAAACACCTTATTGAACCTTGATTATATAAAGGACTTACTGTAG
- a CDS encoding dTDP-6-deoxy-3,4-keto-hexulose isomerase, with translation MSPVVRMYEIAPMDTEVIRAWQGHRLERKWFYCIQGEFIINIVTVDNFHNPSATTKPKKIILSEKKPFILELPGGVASGIKAVKSQSKLLVFSDFSMEQSKEDDYRFDLNFWQGDWKS, from the coding sequence ATGTCCCCTGTTGTAAGAATGTATGAAATAGCACCAATGGACACGGAGGTCATTAGAGCTTGGCAAGGTCACAGGTTGGAAAGAAAATGGTTTTATTGTATACAGGGTGAATTTATCATTAACATCGTTACGGTAGATAATTTTCACAATCCTTCGGCTACTACCAAGCCAAAAAAGATAATTCTAAGCGAAAAGAAACCATTTATATTGGAATTACCCGGAGGCGTTGCCTCTGGAATCAAAGCTGTAAAATCACAATCAAAGCTGTTGGTTTTTTCAGATTTTTCTATGGAACAATCCAAAGAAGATGATTATCGTTTTGACTTAAACTTCTGGCAGGGAGACTGGAAATCCTAA
- a CDS encoding NAD-dependent epimerase/dehydratase family protein, with product MKLKVGVTGQAGFVGYHLFRTLFLRDDIELIPFERNYFEHQQRLGDFVEKCDVIVHLAAMNRHEDPQVIYDTNLRLVSNLIAACTSRNARPHILFSSSSQEEKDNLYGKSKKDGKLKFIDWAKDNGGKVTSLTIPNVFGPFGKPNYNSVVATFCYKIAHGEEPTIINDGEVGLIYINDLVALFISVIDEKIKTASIGQNSYEMVIEPNTFIKVSTILKLLKQYKEDYMGNGVFPNLEKPFEKALFNTFRCYVPVNHYPVKYVKHTDKRGSFVEIARTETSGQFSFSTTVPSITRGNHYHTRKAERFAVISGKALIQLRKIGTSEVVDYYLDGDEPAYVDMPIWHTHNIKNIGDTELITLFWINEPYNSEDADTYFENV from the coding sequence ATGAAATTAAAAGTAGGAGTAACCGGGCAAGCCGGATTTGTTGGATATCATCTATTCAGAACACTATTCTTAAGAGATGATATTGAACTCATTCCTTTTGAACGTAATTATTTCGAGCATCAGCAACGCCTTGGGGATTTTGTAGAAAAATGTGATGTAATCGTACATCTTGCGGCAATGAACAGGCATGAAGACCCACAGGTCATATATGACACCAATCTACGATTGGTTTCCAATCTTATTGCAGCCTGTACCTCCAGAAATGCCCGGCCACATATTCTCTTTTCCTCCTCCTCACAGGAAGAGAAAGACAATTTATACGGTAAATCCAAGAAGGATGGGAAGTTGAAATTTATTGATTGGGCCAAGGATAATGGTGGTAAAGTGACCAGTTTAACGATTCCAAACGTTTTTGGACCTTTTGGCAAACCAAACTACAACTCCGTAGTAGCCACTTTTTGCTATAAGATCGCTCATGGTGAGGAGCCCACGATTATAAATGACGGAGAGGTGGGATTGATTTATATTAATGATCTAGTAGCCTTGTTTATTTCGGTCATCGATGAAAAAATAAAAACCGCATCCATAGGGCAAAATAGCTATGAAATGGTTATTGAGCCAAATACGTTTATTAAAGTCTCCACTATTTTAAAACTCCTTAAACAGTACAAAGAGGATTACATGGGTAACGGAGTATTTCCAAATCTTGAGAAACCTTTTGAAAAGGCACTTTTCAATACTTTTCGCTGCTACGTTCCTGTAAATCATTATCCAGTAAAATATGTAAAACACACGGATAAAAGGGGTAGTTTTGTTGAAATAGCGAGAACGGAGACCAGCGGACAATTTTCATTCTCAACCACCGTTCCTTCTATTACTAGAGGAAACCACTACCACACCAGAAAAGCAGAACGTTTTGCTGTAATTAGTGGCAAGGCACTGATTCAATTGCGTAAAATTGGAACTTCTGAGGTAGTCGATTACTATTTGGACGGAGATGAGCCTGCCTATGTGGATATGCCTATTTGGCATACACATAATATTAAGAATATTGGAGATACAGAACTTATTACCTTGTTCTGGATCAACGAGCCTTATAATTCCGAGGACGCCGATACATATTTCGAAAACGTATAA
- a CDS encoding glycosyltransferase family 4 protein produces the protein MEFTYYYIYSNFDFTQTSAGATRMIYYAKALADINHKVFLVSCCSTKIDNECFKEMEPNIFVLEKKKLTKNFFKTIFFLKELSSFSNSHSGKKVYIYYPYPLVSLEILALIFFKYIKRKPVYYELNEIPKYTSSFHAPGSFRALKYSIKRIVFKTVFTVMEPFLIFYDGLICISTAMVNYGKRYNKNILRIPILTDPYKNIKKSSNLYAKENLTNIGFSGSIHPTKENLDSFINIITDLRKKGYKLSFNLCGTIFENYRNDFVEICRLRDEINYYGNLNPKEFSTFLSQQDILVIPRGFSLQNKYGFSTKLSDYLNHKKIILLTDISDNKLYIKDGFNGFIVPPDNELEMSNKLIYIYENLSVLNKHIIPNAIESSKNYFYFKNYKKELQNFVK, from the coding sequence ATGGAATTTACTTATTACTATATATACAGTAATTTTGATTTTACTCAGACAAGTGCCGGTGCCACTAGAATGATATATTATGCTAAAGCTTTAGCCGACATAAATCATAAAGTTTTTTTAGTAAGTTGTTGCTCCACAAAAATAGATAACGAATGTTTTAAAGAAATGGAACCTAATATTTTCGTTTTAGAAAAGAAAAAACTAACCAAAAACTTTTTTAAAACAATTTTTTTCCTCAAGGAATTATCCTCTTTTTCAAATAGCCATTCTGGAAAAAAAGTATACATTTATTACCCATACCCTTTAGTATCTTTAGAAATTTTAGCACTTATTTTCTTCAAGTACATCAAAAGAAAGCCTGTTTACTATGAGTTAAATGAAATTCCAAAATACACATCTTCTTTTCATGCTCCCGGCTCTTTTAGAGCGTTAAAATATTCGATAAAAAGAATAGTGTTCAAAACTGTATTTACAGTTATGGAGCCATTTCTTATTTTTTACGACGGATTGATATGTATCTCAACTGCTATGGTTAATTATGGTAAAAGGTATAATAAGAATATTTTGAGAATACCTATTCTCACCGATCCCTATAAAAATATTAAAAAGTCAAGTAATCTATATGCAAAAGAAAATCTAACTAATATAGGGTTTTCTGGAAGTATTCATCCTACAAAAGAGAATCTTGATAGTTTTATAAATATAATTACTGACTTAAGAAAAAAAGGCTATAAATTATCTTTTAATTTATGCGGTACAATATTTGAAAATTATCGTAATGATTTTGTTGAAATATGCCGATTGAGAGATGAAATCAATTATTACGGGAACTTAAATCCTAAGGAATTTTCTACATTTTTGAGCCAACAAGATATTCTTGTGATTCCTAGAGGATTTAGTTTACAAAATAAGTATGGTTTTTCAACAAAACTCTCAGACTATTTAAATCACAAGAAAATAATATTATTGACTGACATAAGCGACAACAAATTATATATCAAAGATGGATTCAATGGGTTTATTGTTCCTCCGGATAATGAGCTTGAAATGTCAAATAAATTAATATATATATATGAAAATTTATCCGTTCTAAACAAACACATAATTCCTAACGCAATTGAATCTTCTAAAAATTACTTTTATTTTAAAAATTATAAAAAAGAATTGCAAAATTTTGTCAAATAG
- the asnB gene encoding asparagine synthase (glutamine-hydrolyzing) encodes MCGIYGSTIPYAESEVASKLHRTSFRGPDYSESEIFVEENYQLTLGHNRLAIIDLDSRSNQPFNYMNLIYIVFNGEIYNFQDLRNTLLQKGYTFKTKGDTEVICAAYLEYGEECPKYLNGMFAFVIFDKKHKILFGARDRLGQKPFYYYHNKTEFEFSSQLSSIQIGHNNLSISNSAIQNYLRWGYIPDPQSIYNEIKKLPPGHAFNYNLSSGVYNQKAYWDLDIKGLSKFEGSYQDAKRDLSTLLDDAVRKRMIADVPLGVFLSGGVDSSLVAALAQKGNSTKIRTFSIKFNTKGYDESGFAQDVANHLKTDHHTIECNYKEGLDLIQNFSHYYDEPFSDSSAIPSMLLAKYTRKHVTVALSGDGGDESFLGYHRYNWVRVAKVFYQLPEFLRPVFVKILFMFPHYRSKVIAEVLKNANINDAYLSMITGAVDEIRNLNNKDISDFYAQYLYHNNKNIYERISDFDIKTYLNGDINTKVDRATMAYSLEARSPFMDYRVVEFARSIPTSFKFTKGNQKRILKDILYDNVPKKIFDRPKAGFAIPLKEWFREDLKGYVLDELDFNGLKALPNIDALEIQKKIQQHMKGSWNRDSLIWRLLVLKQWMNENSEGLTIK; translated from the coding sequence ATGTGCGGTATTTACGGATCAACGATTCCATACGCTGAAAGTGAAGTAGCTTCAAAACTTCATCGAACTTCTTTTAGAGGGCCGGACTATTCGGAATCTGAAATTTTTGTTGAGGAAAATTACCAATTGACGCTAGGTCATAATCGTTTAGCTATTATCGATTTAGATTCTCGTTCAAATCAACCATTCAATTATATGAATCTGATTTATATTGTATTTAATGGGGAAATTTATAATTTCCAAGATTTGAGAAACACCTTATTACAAAAAGGCTATACATTTAAAACTAAAGGAGATACAGAAGTCATTTGTGCGGCATATCTAGAATACGGAGAAGAATGTCCTAAATATTTAAACGGGATGTTTGCTTTTGTAATCTTTGATAAAAAACATAAAATTTTATTTGGAGCTAGAGATCGTTTAGGACAGAAACCTTTTTATTATTATCATAATAAGACAGAATTCGAATTTTCTAGTCAACTTTCTTCTATACAAATTGGTCATAATAACTTAAGTATTTCCAATTCTGCTATTCAGAATTATTTAAGGTGGGGTTACATCCCCGACCCACAATCTATTTATAATGAAATAAAGAAACTACCGCCTGGTCATGCATTTAATTATAATCTGAGTAGTGGGGTATATAATCAAAAAGCATATTGGGATTTAGACATTAAGGGTCTAAGCAAGTTTGAAGGTAGTTATCAAGATGCAAAACGAGACTTATCTACCTTATTGGATGACGCAGTACGTAAACGTATGATTGCTGATGTTCCGTTAGGTGTTTTTTTATCGGGAGGTGTAGATTCTTCATTAGTTGCAGCACTAGCACAGAAGGGAAACAGCACAAAGATTAGGACTTTTTCGATAAAATTTAACACAAAAGGTTATGACGAAAGTGGATTTGCTCAGGACGTTGCTAATCATCTTAAAACGGATCATCATACTATTGAATGTAATTACAAGGAAGGTCTTGATTTGATTCAAAATTTTAGCCATTATTATGACGAACCCTTTTCGGATTCTTCGGCTATTCCTTCTATGCTTTTGGCTAAATATACTCGAAAGCATGTTACAGTTGCTCTTTCAGGTGATGGTGGAGACGAAAGTTTTTTAGGTTATCATAGGTATAATTGGGTTAGAGTTGCAAAAGTTTTTTATCAACTGCCTGAATTTCTAAGACCTGTTTTTGTTAAAATACTTTTTATGTTTCCACACTATAGGAGTAAAGTAATTGCAGAAGTTCTAAAAAATGCAAATATTAACGATGCATATTTAAGCATGATAACCGGGGCCGTTGATGAAATTCGGAACTTAAATAATAAGGATATTTCTGATTTTTACGCACAGTACTTGTATCATAATAATAAGAATATTTATGAAAGGATATCCGATTTCGATATCAAAACTTATTTAAATGGGGACATTAATACTAAGGTTGATAGGGCCACAATGGCATATTCCTTAGAAGCACGATCCCCTTTTATGGACTATAGAGTTGTAGAATTTGCAAGATCTATACCAACCTCTTTTAAATTTACAAAAGGGAATCAGAAGCGTATTCTTAAGGATATTCTTTATGACAATGTGCCTAAGAAGATTTTTGACAGGCCTAAAGCAGGATTTGCTATACCACTAAAAGAGTGGTTTCGCGAGGATTTAAAAGGATATGTTTTGGATGAATTGGATTTTAATGGATTAAAAGCTTTACCGAATATTGATGCCTTGGAGATTCAGAAGAAAATTCAGCAACATATGAAAGGAAGTTGGAACCGAGATAGTTTAATATGGCGTTTATTAGTGCTAAAACAATGGATGAATGAAAATAGCGAGGGACTTACAATTAAATAA
- a CDS encoding glycosyltransferase has protein sequence MKIARDLQLNKKSVSILIYSLASGGAERFTSYLMAYFIEKEIDVTLILMENNIKYSIPSKVKIKFLGKSKNSDIGIIKFLKLPIYAYKYAKMNKELEINYSFSLLTRPNLINVLSKVFFGNESKVIISERAYPSLQYGYNNLHSKINKILISSFYDKSNLIIGNSVGNSNDLIENFNIKKKKIITIPNPVDIDAIDIVEPIDGFFDKDFFNLITIGRLDVGKNHRMLIKAINDFTNIRLYIIGIGELKNELQSLINHCKLGDRVFLLGHQKDPFKYLKSADLFIFGSSHEGFPNVLLEAMACGLPILSTNCKSGPEEILQLKKPKENSIMITDFGLLVPVSNTELMKEAIDYFTKNPKYMSLCKINVKKRVMDFEKSQILKRYTNHIFQ, from the coding sequence ATGAAAATAGCGAGGGACTTACAATTAAATAAAAAGTCCGTTTCTATATTAATTTATAGTCTGGCAAGTGGAGGAGCGGAAAGATTTACTTCTTATTTGATGGCTTATTTTATTGAGAAAGAAATAGATGTTACTCTTATATTAATGGAGAATAACATAAAATATTCAATTCCTAGTAAAGTAAAAATAAAATTTTTAGGTAAATCCAAAAATTCAGATATCGGAATAATTAAATTCCTTAAGCTACCCATTTATGCATACAAGTATGCGAAAATGAATAAAGAATTAGAAATTAATTATTCATTTAGTCTTCTCACTAGACCAAATTTAATTAATGTTCTATCTAAAGTTTTTTTTGGAAATGAGTCAAAGGTAATAATAAGTGAAAGAGCGTATCCAAGTTTGCAATATGGCTACAATAATTTACACTCTAAAATAAACAAAATTTTAATTTCATCATTTTATGATAAATCAAATTTAATTATTGGTAACTCGGTAGGAAACTCCAATGACCTAATAGAAAATTTTAACATAAAAAAGAAAAAAATAATCACAATTCCAAACCCGGTAGATATTGATGCTATTGATATTGTAGAACCAATAGATGGGTTTTTCGATAAAGATTTTTTCAATTTAATAACTATAGGAAGACTGGATGTTGGTAAAAATCACAGGATGTTAATAAAGGCAATAAATGATTTTACAAATATCAGACTCTACATTATTGGAATAGGTGAATTAAAGAATGAATTACAAAGTCTAATTAACCATTGCAAACTTGGAGACAGAGTTTTTTTATTAGGTCACCAAAAAGACCCCTTCAAATATCTAAAATCTGCTGATCTTTTTATTTTTGGATCTAGCCATGAAGGATTTCCAAACGTACTACTGGAAGCGATGGCTTGCGGATTGCCAATTTTATCTACCAATTGCAAATCTGGCCCTGAGGAGATTTTACAACTTAAGAAGCCCAAAGAAAATTCTATCATGATTACAGATTTTGGTTTATTAGTCCCCGTCTCTAATACAGAATTAATGAAAGAGGCTATTGACTATTTTACAAAGAATCCTAAATACATGAGTTTGTGCAAAATAAATGTTAAGAAAAGAGTTATGGATTTCGAAAAGAGCCAGATTTTAAAAAGGTATACAAATCATATATTTCAATAA